The genomic window GAGCCGCTTCGCCGCCGCCACGTAGGCGCTTCCCGGCCCGGTGATCATCGCCACTGGCGCGATCGACTCGGTCCCATGGGCGAGCGCCGCCACGGCCTGGGCCCCGCCCACGCGGTAGACCTCGTGCACCCCGCAGCGCCTCGCGGCATACAGGCACGCCGGGTTCACTGAGCCATCCTTCTCCGGCGGGGTCGTCATCACCACCCGCGGCACCCCGGCGAGGTGTGCCGGCACCGCGAGCATGTACACCATGGACGGAAAGCTCCCCCGTCCGCGGGGCACGTAGAGCCCGCACGAGGGCACGGGCGTGGCCCGCTCACCCGCCATCACCCCGGGCCGCACCTCTCTCATGGGAGAAGGCTCCGGCACCTGGGTGCGGTGGAACCGCTCCACGTTCTCTATCACGTAGTCGAGACTCTCCCGTATCTCCTCGGGGAGGGCCGCCTCTGCAGCCTCGAACTCCTCCTCGGACACCCTCAGCCGCTCGGGTGAGAGGACCACCCCGTCGAACTCCTTCGTGAACCGGATGAGGGCCGCATCCCCCTCGGTCCGCACCGCCTCCACCACCGGCCGCACCACTTCCTCCAGACGGGCGATGTCCTCCTCCGAACGGGAGAGGAGCCTTCGTCGTTCCTCAGGGGACAGATCCCCCCACACGTACACGTTCACCTTGAGATCGGCCATACCCCCATGCTCGCACGCCCCCCGCTCTCCGGTCAAGACCAGCCGGCACGGAAGATCGGTATGTACGTATGGTACGTGAGAGGTGAGGAGCCTCGGGAGGCGTTCGGTGAGGAGGCGCAACGATCGAGTGCATATCCTGTCGGACTGCGGACACCCACCGGATCCCCCGATCCTCGAGTGGCTCACGCATACACTCGCCCCCCGGTTCGAACGCTGTGCAACAGCCCGAATCGTAATCGAACGGCAAGGGAAAGAGGAGCCTGCCTCGGAGGTGGAACCTCGTTCCCAGGAGGGGAGACGGGTGCCTCCGCCCCGGGAGGCAACCGGCGTGGCGGGTGGACCTGCCGGGCCGCCTCGCTCCCGCGTGACGTGTCGATCGGCCTTCACCCCCCTCTACCCCTCCAGTCCCACCTCGCCTTTCATGATCCGGAAGAGGAGGTCCTCCACCGGGGGAGGAAGCCGCACCCCCTGGGAGGCGAGGATCTCACCGAAGGCTTCCCTGCTCGCGTGCTTACCGGCGAGGACCCTCCTCACCCTCCCCACGAGGGAAGGGGAAAAGGGCTCGTAGGTGCCGGGATCCCTCATCACCCCCTTCTGATGGAGCCCCGACTCGTGGGAAAAGGCGTTCTCCCCCACCACGGACTTCCACGGCGGCATCCTCACCCCGGTGATCCTCTCCAGGAGAGACGCAAGCCCTGGAAGGCGGGATGGATCCACCGAGGTCTCCCCTTCCGTAAGGACTCTGATCGCCACGACCACCTCCTCCAATGGACAGAGACCTGCCCTCTCCCCCATCCCGCAGATCGAGGTGTCCACCCATGACGCCCCTGCCCTGATACCGGAGAGGGTATTGGCCACCGCAAGGCCCAGATCGTTGTGCATGTGGAGCTCCACAGGGATCTTCACGTGCCGAGCGAGGAACGATATCCGTTCGTAGGTCTCCCATGGGGCGGCGGTCCCTGTGGTATCCGCATACCGGAAGCGGAAGGCCCCCACCTCCTCGGCCACGCAGGCGATCTCGACGAGAAAGGAGAGATCCGCCCGTGAGGCATCCTCTGCACCCACGGAGACCATCCCCCCCTTCTCCCTCGCACACAGGACGGCCTCCCGGAGGAGGGATCGGACCCTCCCCCTGTCTCCCCCGAATCGTATCCGTATGAGGATGTCCGATACCGGCACCGAGACGTGCAGGCGGACGAGTCCCAGGGAGAGCGATTCGAGGACGTCACGAGGAAGGGCTCTGTTCCATCCCAACACCCGCTGCGGCGGGAGCCCATCCACTATCCGACGGATGGCCACCTTTTCCGCGCGACCCACGGCCGCGAAGCCCACCTCCACCTCATCCACACCGGCGTCGAGGAGGCGACGCGCGAGGAGGAACTTCTCCTCCGAGGAAAAGGCGAACCCCGCCGCCTGTTCTCCGTCGCGCAGCGTGGTGTCCACAATGCCGATCCTCATCCTCTCCCCCTTCCCGAGGGCTCGGCGATCCTGTCTTCTATCACATGTACCACCGCGGTGATCCCGGTAGCCAGGACGAAGAGGATCAGGGCGTAGAGCCCTGCGAATTCCGCATCACCCATCATCACCTCCTGGTAGATGCCGAGGGAGAGGGTCTGGGTACGACCGGGGATGTTCCCCGCGATCATGAGCGTGATACCGAACTATCCCATGGCCCGGAGGAAGGCGAGCATCACCGAAGAGGAAAGCCCTCTCATCGCCATGGGAAGCTTCACCAGTAATAAGACGAGCACCTCATCGGCCCCGTCCATCCTGGCCGCGTGGAGCACATCCTCTTCTATGGACTCGAAATGACCCTTCATGCTCTTGAACACGATGGGAACCGTGACCATCACCGCAGCGATCACCGCGGCGGCCTGGGTGAAGACGATCTCCACACCCAGCCAACGTTCGAGGACTCCCCCGATCGGGCCGTGGGATCCGAGCAGGAGGAGCAGGAAGTAGCCCGTCACCGCAGGCGGGAGGAACATGGGGACCGATATGCACACCTCCACGAGTATCACACCTCTCTGCCGCTTTCCCGCAAACACCTGGGCGAGGACAACGCCTGCGAGGAGTGAGATCCCCGTCGCGATGGAGGCGATCTTGAGCGAGAGCACTATGGTATCCATGAGCATCATTCGATCCATCACTCACTCCACGATGAATCCATGCCGGGAGAGGATCTGGCCCGCCTCCCTTCCGGTGAGGAAGGCGTACAGATCCTTCGCCCGGGTGGAGGCGAGTCCCCTTCGGGTGAGTCCGCAGACCTGGAGTATGGGACGGCCCTCGACGAGGAGGATCTCGTGAGCCACTTCCACGCCTTCGATCCCCGCCACATCGGATCGGAAGACGATCGCAGCATCGGCGTTCCCCATCTGAAACCAGAGGAGGGCCTGTCGCACGGTCTCCGCGAAGAAGAACTTCTCCCGTACCCTCTCGTACAGGGCCCCCTCGTGTTCGAAGATCCGACGCAGGTACTTCCCGCTCGCAGTCGTCTGGAGGTTGGGAACGGCGATCCTTCCCATTCCAGGGGAGAGGAGACAGGCGAGGGATCCCGGCGATTCCACGGGGTGGCCCGTATGGACCAGCACCACCAGGCTGTTCCTGCAGAGGGGAGTCACCCATCGCTCATCCGCATGCCCGGTCTTCACCAGTTCCCTCGCCTCCTCCTCGTTTCCCATGAGGAACACGTCGATGGGTGCCCCTTGCATGATCTGGGCCCTGAGCGCACCACTCGATCCTATGGTGATGCGCACCGCCACGCCCGACCGGTCCTCCCAGGAACGTGCAAGTTCGTCCACTGCATCGGTGAAGACCGCCGCCGCACCTATGGTGACGTGACCACCGGACTCCGCGGAAACCCCTCGTACAGCCAGCGCTGCAACGAGAAGGGTCGTCGCCACTCGACCACGCATGGTTCCTCCTATAGGAGCAGTCGTTCCACCGTCCTCCCCTCGAGGAGGGCGTCCAGTATCTCGTCGATGTCCTCTTCACCCTCGATTCCGCCGTACCAGAGATTGTCGGGTTGGATCACCACCACAGGTCCTTTTTCACAGAGGTTCATGCACCCGGTGAGGGTGACCACCACATCCCCCATACCCCGATCCTCCACCGCGCTTTGCAGATAGCCTGCGAGCGGGAGCGATCCTCTCCTCGCACAGGTGCCCGTCGCACCCCCTCCTGTCCGGTACCCTCCGCACATAAGGATCTGTCGTTCGGGTCGTTTCATGACACACCCTCCTTGTCTCATACACCGCAGCCGGTTCCGGAACCGGCACACGAGGGACCACACCCCCAGAACGGACGTTCCACCCGGGAGGTGACCCCATGCCTGAACACCTCGTCGAGGACCTCCTGAATGAGTCCCCCCGACACCACCACACTGATACCCGCCTCACCCAGTATACGGGAGGGGTTCCCACCCACTCCCGAGGTGAGGAGCACTTCACAGTCCCCGATGATCCGAGAGAGGAGACGCCACCGCTCCTCCCCACCGCCCCTCTCTGGGGTCTCCCGCCGTTCCAGGAAGACATATCCCTGATCCCCACGCTCGTACACATACACTTCCTCGGCCTCGCCGAGATGCTGATTGATGAGCATCCCTTCCATGGTGGTGACCGCGATCCTCTCGGGTGGTCGCGTCTCCACGCGGTGATCCTTCGTGAGATCCATCACGGAACCCTCCTCTCCCAGGAATCCCAGGGCGTCCGCCCTGCATCTGACGCAATGGGACATCACGGGCAGGATACGAGCCACATCCCTCCGGAGTTCGCTCATGAATCGGGGATCGGGCTCACCTATATGTGCGAACCTGGTCCCTTCGACGGGATAGAGCGGGATGGGATTGATGATGTCCGCCCCCCATGCGGCCGTCTCCTTCGCCACCTCCCTCACATGGGTATCGTTCACCCCTGGTATCACGATGGTGTTCACCTTCACCACCAGGCCCTTCGCCTTGAGCGACACGATGGCCTCCTGCTGCCGATCGATCAGGAGCCGGGCCGCCTCCCTTCCCCCCCTCACCCGTCGCTCGTACCTTACCCAGGGATAGATCCGCTCCCCCACCTCTGGGTGCACTGCATTCACCGTCACCGTGACGTGGGAGACTCTGAGGTCGGCGAGCTCTTCCACATACTCCGGAAGGGCGAGGCCGTTGGTCGCCACACACAGGAGGAGGTCCGGGTGCCTGCTCCGTACACCCCTGAGTGTCGAGAGGGTCTCATCCGGGTTTGCGAACGGATCTCCGGGGCCGGCGATCCCCACCACCGTGAGATCGGGAAACCGTTCCTTGAGGAGATCCACCACCTCGCAGGCCTCGTCCGGGTCGAGGAGCCCGCTCGTCACCCCGGGCCGAGACTCGTTCACGCAGTCGAACTTCCGGTTGCAGTAGTGGCACTGGATGTTGCACCGAGGCGCCACGGGAAGATGTACCCTCCTGTAACGGCTCCGCGCCTCATCGTCGAAGCAGGGATGTCGTGCAGTGTCCATCACACACTCCTCACATGGTGAAGTAGGCATAGGGGCTCCGCTCCTGCTCTCTCTCGATGAGGGCGTTGACCACCCGCTCGAAGAGCGAGAGAGTACCCTCGTAGCCCAATATCCGTATCCGGTGTCCCCCCAGCCTGTCGTGGATTGGAAACCCTACCCTCACGAGGGGGACGCCCAGGCCTCTGGCGATCTTGTAACCCTTGCTGTTCCCCATGAGCAGATCGATCCCCGCATCCTTCGCCGCCATCTCCATGTCGTCGAAACTCGCACCGCTCAGTACCAGGATGTCCCGGTCTCCTCCCAGAACCTGGAGCCTCTCCCGGAAACCCGGCGTCTGTCTCCCCGTGGCGCATATCGCAGGGATCATCCCCACCTCCATACAGAACCTCGCAAGGGCGTAGACGAGCTCATCCTCGCCGTAGACCATGACCCGCTTCCCGAAGACATACTTGTGTCCGTCCGCATACGTATCGAGGACCCTGCCGCGCACCTGCCGGTACCGTTCGGAGAGGGCTTTCGTTCCGATCCGCTCCAGAGCCCCGATCCACTCGTCGGTGGCGCATACCCCCACGGGCACTCCCGTGGAGACGAGGGGTACGCCATGGACATCCTCGAGCATCCTTCCGGGGGAATCGTCCCCGTGGAATACCCCCATCTCCACGGTACAGAGGGCGCTCCCCATCCTCCTCATGAGGAACAGGGGTGTCCCCCCTGGGGGGATACCCACGTAGTGCGTCCACGCAGGACCATCGAGGCTCTCCGAATAATCGGGGAACACGATCGGGGTGAAACCCGCCTGCGAGAAGAGTTCCTTGAGGAACCGCAGGTCCTCGCAGGAGAGAAGCTGGGTGTTGAGGACATTGACGTAGGGTGTTCGAGGATGTCCTCCACCCCCTTCCCCGGGGACGAGCGCCGCGAGACTCGCCTGGATGGCGGTGAGGAACCCATCCTGATGGGTACCGCGATAGCTGGGGGTGGGGGCCAGGACGAAGACCGGGCCCTCATCCCCTCCCTGCCGCCGCCGGTATTCGTGCACGAACATGCTCACGTCCTCCCCTATGGTCTCGGCGAGGCACGTGGTCGCCACCCCCACCACGGCGGGCCTGTACTGCTGGAGCACGTTCTCCACCGCGGTGAGGAAGTTGTCCCTCCCGCCGAAGATCACGGAGTCCTCGTGGATGCTGGAGCTCGCGATATCGACGGGTTCCCTGAAGTGACCCACGAGATACCGCCTGATGTAGGTGGCGCACCCCTGGGCCCCGTGCAAGAGGGGGAAACACCGCTCTATGCCCCTGTAGACCAGCGTGGCGCCGAGGGGCGCACACTGCGCACATGGATTCACCGTGGGTCTATAGGACGCTTCCATGATCGACCCCCTCCCTGAAGAGGCGCCACACCGGAGACATGAGGGATGCGTGGACCTCCCTCGCGAAGTTCACCATCCCCTCGAACCCTGCGAGCGGCAGCTTCCTCTCGTGGTTGTGGTCACAAAAGGCCACCCCCAGCTTGTAGCTGAGAGGACGCTCCTTCACCCCTCCTATGAGGAGGTGCACGTCCTTCTCCTTGAGAAAGTGGGCGAGCTCGGCCGGGTTGCTGTCGTCGAGGATCACGGTACCCTCTTCACAGATACCTGCGATGGTCTCGTAGTCCTCCCGGCTTCCGGTCTGGGATCCCACCACCGGGGTGGAGATACCGAGGAGACGCAGGGCCTTGATGAGCGAAAACGCCTTGAAGGCCCCACCCACATAGATCGCCGCCCTTGATCCCTCGAGGTCTCGCCTGTACCGTTCGAGTTCGGCATACACCTCCGAGACCTTCGAAGCCACGAGTTCTCGCGTCCTGGTGAGCATTCCCGGTGCCGAGGGTTCGAAGAACCGCGCCACCTGGTAGAGGGCCTCGGCCGTGTCCTCCACTCCGAAGTACGACACCCTGATGAACGGTATGGCGTAACGCTCCTCCATCTTCTTTGCGAGGAGAGTGGTGGACCCGGAACACTGCACCACATTGAGGGCGGCGCTCCCGGCCTGTGCGATCTCCTCTATGGAGGAGTCGCCCGTGATCGTGGAGACCACCCGTATCCCCATCTCCTCGTAGTACCTGCGGATGAGCCAGGTTTCCCCCGCAATGTTGAACTCTCCGATGATGTTGATGCTGCACGGAAGGGTGGGGCGCTCCCCCCCGAGGAGACGATCCTGAAGAGCACATCGCAGGCGGCCCGGTATCCATCTTTCTTGGTGCCCTTGAATCCCTCCGAGTGCACGGGATAGACCGGTATTCCTTTCTCTCGTTCCACCTTGCGGCACACCGCGTCCACGTCATCCCCTATCACCCCCACGATGCACGTGGCGTAGACAAAGGCGGCCCGGGGGTTGAAACGATCGATGAGCTCGCAAAGGACCCGATAGAGTTTCTTCTCTCCCCCATGGATGACCTCCGACTCCTTGAGATCGGTGGAAAAGCTGTACCGGTGGAGCTCCACATCGCTCGAGAGCGCCCCCCGGATGTCCCAGGTGTAGGAGGCGCATCCCACAGGCCCGTGCACCACGTGGAGTACGTCCTTTATGGGATAGAGCACCACTCTCGATCCGCAGAAGGTACAGGCACGCTGGCTCACACTCCCGGCGAGGCTCGGCCGGTCGCAGACGATATCGAAGGTTCTCCCGCCCTTCACATAGAGCTGACCTTCCCTGCCCTTGAGTATACACACGCTCATACGGCCCTCCCTGTCGTCGGCACGCGGTCACATCACCAGCTCGAAACTCTCCTCCGGCACGGTGGCATCCACCCGTTCCAGGAAGGCGTTGAGTATCATCTCCAGGAGACGGACGGCACCGCGGTACCCCACGATCGGGAAATACTGGTGCCCCACCCTGTCGAGGATGGGGAATCCCACCCTCACCGAGGGGATGTTCTCGTCCCGCGCGATGTACTTGGTGTGGGTGTTCCCGATGATGAGATCCACCGGATCGTTCTTTATCCACTGATGGAGGAGGAAGAGATCTCCGGGGGCCGCGAAGTTGGGCCTCTTGTCGGGTGCCTTCTCCCTGAAGAGTTCCTCCATCCTCCGCTCTATCTTCTTGCTCTGCATGCCGGTGACGATGTGTCGCACATCCATCTCGAGGTCGAGGAGGAACTCGACGAGGGGGAAGAGATGATCGGGATCTCCGGCCACCGCCACACGTTTCCCGTAGAGATACTGGTGCATATCCGCCACGAGATCCACCACACGTGCCCGCTCCTCTGCGATGTCCTCCGGGACAGGCACCCCTGTGTGCCGACTCAGCGCCATCACGAATCGGTCGGTGGCCGCAAGGCCGAGGGGGAGATCGA from Spirochaeta thermophila DSM 6192 includes these protein-coding regions:
- the hisD gene encoding histidinol dehydrogenase, whose protein sequence is MADLKVNVYVWGDLSPEERRRLLSRSEEDIARLEEVVRPVVEAVRTEGDAALIRFTKEFDGVVLSPERLRVSEEEFEAAEAALPEEIRESLDYVIENVERFHRTQVPEPSPMREVRPGVMAGERATPVPSCGLYVPRGRGSFPSMVYMLAVPAHLAGVPRVVMTTPPEKDGSVNPACLYAARRCGVHEVYRVGGAQAVAALAHGTESIAPVAMITGPGSAYVAAAKRLVAHLVYTGLPAGPSESVILADESADPWKVAIDLLVEAEHGADSAALLVTPSRELAGRVEAHLLSCIPRLPSPRREFVQAVFAGYGGIILVDSLEEGVEVVNEWAPEHLQVRTHDPFATLKRISYAGEVLLGEHAPFSLANYAAGPNAVLPTGGKAKVFSPVSVRDFLRFSSVIHVTEEGLAELGPHVARLAEYEGFPAHAAAITYRATPGSYSPRG
- a CDS encoding homocitrate synthase 2 yields the protein MRIGIVDTTLRDGEQAAGFAFSSEEKFLLARRLLDAGVDEVEVGFAAVGRAEKVAIRRIVDGLPPQRVLGWNRALPRDVLESLSLGLVRLHVSVPVSDILIRIRFGGDRGRVRSLLREAVLCAREKGGMVSVGAEDASRADLSFLVEIACVAEEVGAFRFRYADTTGTAAPWETYERISFLARHVKIPVELHMHNDLGLAVANTLSGIRAGASWVDTSICGMGERAGLCPLEEVVVAIRVLTEGETSVDPSRLPGLASLLERITGVRMPPWKSVVGENAFSHESGLHQKGVMRDPGTYEPFSPSLVGRVRRVLAGKHASREAFGEILASQGVRLPPPVEDLLFRIMKGEVGLEG
- a CDS encoding molybdate ABC transporter permease subunit, with protein sequence MDRMMLMDTIVLSLKIASIATGISLLAGVVLAQVFAGKRQRGVILVEVCISVPMFLPPAVTGYFLLLLLGSHGPIGGVLERWLGVEIVFTQAAAVIAAVMVTVPIVFKSMKGHFESIEEDVLHAARMDGADEVLVLLLVKLPMAMRGLSSSVMLAFLRAMG
- the modA gene encoding molybdate ABC transporter substrate-binding protein, which encodes MRGRVATTLLVAALAVRGVSAESGGHVTIGAAAVFTDAVDELARSWEDRSGVAVRITIGSSGALRAQIMQGAPIDVFLMGNEEEARELVKTGHADERWVTPLCRNSLVVLVHTGHPVESPGSLACLLSPGMGRIAVPNLQTTASGKYLRRIFEHEGALYERVREKFFFAETVRQALLWFQMGNADAAIVFRSDVAGIEGVEVAHEILLVEGRPILQVCGLTRRGLASTRAKDLYAFLTGREAGQILSRHGFIVE
- a CDS encoding (2Fe-2S) ferredoxin domain-containing protein, with product MKRPERQILMCGGYRTGGGATGTCARRGSLPLAGYLQSAVEDRGMGDVVVTLTGCMNLCEKGPVVVIQPDNLWYGGIEGEEDIDEILDALLEGRTVERLLL
- a CDS encoding radical SAM protein — translated: MDTARHPCFDDEARSRYRRVHLPVAPRCNIQCHYCNRKFDCVNESRPGVTSGLLDPDEACEVVDLLKERFPDLTVVGIAGPGDPFANPDETLSTLRGVRSRHPDLLLCVATNGLALPEYVEELADLRVSHVTVTVNAVHPEVGERIYPWVRYERRVRGGREAARLLIDRQQEAIVSLKAKGLVVKVNTIVIPGVNDTHVREVAKETAAWGADIINPIPLYPVEGTRFAHIGEPDPRFMSELRRDVARILPVMSHCVRCRADALGFLGEEGSVMDLTKDHRVETRPPERIAVTTMEGMLINQHLGEAEEVYVYERGDQGYVFLERRETPERGGGEERWRLLSRIIGDCEVLLTSGVGGNPSRILGEAGISVVVSGGLIQEVLDEVFRHGVTSRVERPFWGCGPSCAGSGTGCGV
- a CDS encoding nitrogenase component 1, coding for MEASYRPTVNPCAQCAPLGATLVYRGIERCFPLLHGAQGCATYIRRYLVGHFREPVDIASSSIHEDSVIFGGRDNFLTAVENVLQQYRPAVVGVATTCLAETIGEDVSMFVHEYRRRQGGDEGPVFVLAPTPSYRGTHQDGFLTAIQASLAALVPGEGGGGHPRTPYVNVLNTQLLSCEDLRFLKELFSQAGFTPIVFPDYSESLDGPAWTHYVGIPPGGTPLFLMRRMGSALCTVEMGVFHGDDSPGRMLEDVHGVPLVSTGVPVGVCATDEWIGALERIGTKALSERYRQVRGRVLDTYADGHKYVFGKRVMVYGEDELVYALARFCMEVGMIPAICATGRQTPGFRERLQVLGGDRDILVLSGASFDDMEMAAKDAGIDLLMGNSKGYKIARGLGVPLVRVGFPIHDRLGGHRIRILGYEGTLSLFERVVNALIEREQERSPYAYFTM
- a CDS encoding nitrogenase component 1, giving the protein MNIIGEFNIAGETWLIRRYYEEMGIRVVSTITGDSSIEEIAQAGSAALNVVQCSGSTTLLAKKMEERYAIPFIRVSYFGVEDTAEALYQVARFFEPSAPGMLTRTRELVASKVSEVYAELERYRRDLEGSRAAIYVGGAFKAFSLIKALRLLGISTPVVGSQTGSREDYETIAGICEEGTVILDDSNPAELAHFLKEKDVHLLIGGVKERPLSYKLGVAFCDHNHERKLPLAGFEGMVNFAREVHASLMSPVWRLFREGVDHGSVL
- a CDS encoding nitrogenase component 1, which encodes MSVCILKGREGQLYVKGGRTFDIVCDRPSLAGSVSQRACTFCGSRVVLYPIKDVLHVVHGPVGCASYTWDIRGALSSDVELHRYSFSTDLKESEVIHGGEKKLYRVLCELIDRFNPRAAFVYATCIVGVIGDDVDAVCRKVEREKGIPVYPVHSEGFKGTKKDGYRAACDVLFRIVSSGGSAPPFRAASTSSESSTLRGKPGSSAGTTRRWGYGWSPRSRATPP